The following coding sequences are from one Triticum dicoccoides isolate Atlit2015 ecotype Zavitan chromosome 4A, WEW_v2.0, whole genome shotgun sequence window:
- the LOC119283350 gene encoding uncharacterized protein LOC119283350: MDPSSDSSSSFHPVDAGAAAGHQSWVLLDKNGGYADCENDTTAEAKMSTGGSIKVSFCLDPPPHVSRLFVHETVDSRREEEQARYSARVEVISKAKDLILLRRWAQRESEPYDEQFLLLVYHVAAGRGSKPSLTPIPATPTPLSSCVAILPFDDGGQFLLADLSVGKYDYPMTYQLHLFSSKTCVWSTRALTPLVDFKQDDMPCQPTKVIALGGTVLGWVDLWQGVVVLDVLGEDPKRVRFIPLPKPDFCRSEYHALRDRSPPNVFHRDVAYCADGFIKFVDMDVRFRHVAMIKKRPVIKTTTDLDHADTILDSELLRRECEGGDIDFVRVPNGWRIRTCYRHVSWDHWRKGHNVDVDEIQVYKPMHRAMLPAMWDDAARRWTVRQLEAGQPTLSIHAGDMVYLTMVSMLRHRRQKLKWTVGVDLGKKTIEILEPHSEDHAHVRAFTFSQHMNTPPPPHQNTWNDDMDGYYYNYNGSFYGHDQGYDDINYQLHPPAGWSSNLPQSHHASLNSFRSGSIDPVNPQLMYPVSTVNTTAHGQQCLDLFQCIGVKVG; encoded by the exons ATGGATccatcgtccgactcctcctccagcttccacccCGTAGatgccggcgccgccgccggtcACCAGTCCTGGGTTCTCCTCGATAAGAATGGCGGCTACGCCGACTGCGAGAACGACACCACCGCTGAAGCCAAGATGAGCACCGGCGGCAGCATCAAGGTCAGCTTCTGCCTCGACCCGCCGCCGCACGTCTCCCGCCTGTTCGTCCACGAGACCGTCGACTCCCGGCGCGAGGAGGAGCAAGCCCGATACTCAGCGCGAGTCGAGGTCATCTCAAAGGCCAAGGACCTCATCCTCCTCCGCCGATGGGCTCAGCGAGAGTCTGAGCCCTACGACGAGCAATTTCTACTTCTTGTCTACCACGTTGCAGCAGGCCGCGGAAGCAAGCCCTCGCTCACACccatcccggccactccgactccttTGTCTTCCTGCGTCGCCATCTTGCCCTTTGACGACGGCGGCCAGTTCCTCCTCGCCGATCTCAGCGTGGGCAAGTACGACTACCCGATGACCTACCAACTCCACCTCTTCTCCTCCAAGACGTGCGTGTGGAGCACCAGGGCGCTCACGCCTCTCGTCGACTTCAAGCAGGACGACATGCCCTGCCAACCCACCAAGGTGATCGCGCTCGGAGGAACCGTCCTGGGCTGGGTGGACCTCTGGCAGGGCGTCGTCGTCCTCGACGTGCTCGGCGAGGACCCCAAACGCGTTCGCTTCATCCCGCTGCCCAAGCCCGATTTCTGCCGCTCCGAGTATCACGCGCTCCGGGATCGATCTCCCCCCAACGTGTTCCACAGGGACGTCGCCTACTGCGCCGACGGTTTCATCAAGTTTGTCGACATGGATGTCCGGTTCCGCCACGTCGCCATGATCAAGAAAAGGCCCGTGATCAAGACCACCACGGATCTCGATCACGCAGACACCATCCTCGACTCCGAGCTCCTCCGCCGCGAATGCGAAGGCGGGGACATAGATTTCGTCCGCGTCCCCAATGGTTGGAGGATCCGAACATGTTACAGGCATGTTTCCTGGGACCACTGGCGCAAGGGCCACAATGTCGACGTCGATGAAATCCAAGTCTACAAGCCGATGCATCGTGCGATGTTGCCTGCGATGTGGGACGACGCTGCTAGAAGATGGACGGTGAGGCAACTGGAAGCAGGCCAGCCGACCCTGAGTATCCATGCCGGCGACATGGTGTATCTGACAATGGTGTCCATGCTTCGACATCGTCGCCAAAAACTGAAATGGACGGTCGGTGTTGATCTTGGCAAGAAGACGATAGAGATTCTTGAACCACATTCTGAGGATCATGCCCATGTCCGAGCTTTTACATTCTCTCAACATATGAATACACCTCCTCCACCCCACCAAAACACGTGGAACGACGACATGGATGGCTACTACTACAACTACAATGGAAGCTTCTATGGACATGATCAAGGCTACGACGATATCAACTACCAGCTGCATCCACCCGCCGGATGGTCGTCTAATCTGCCACAGTCTCACCATGCCAGCTTGAACTCATTCCGATCAG GTTCCATCGATCCAGTGAACCCCCAATTGATGTATCCAGTGTCAACGGTGAACACTACAGCCCATGGCCAACAATGCTTAGACCTTTTCCAATGCATTGGTGTTAAAGTGGGGTGA